From Dermacentor albipictus isolate Rhodes 1998 colony chromosome 8, USDA_Dalb.pri_finalv2, whole genome shotgun sequence:
ccagttctattctagctgtagggttagaggctttcatacattggcgtttcttgaacagacctttcgtctcctgtgatagtttactggtaccctgcctaacggagttaccaccgacttccattgcacactccctaatgatgcctAGAAGactcgttcattgcttcaacactaaggtcctcttcctgagttaaatcggaatacctgttctgtagcttgatctggaattcctctattttccctcttaccgctaactcattgatcggcttcttatgtaccagtttcttccgttccctcctcaggtctagtctgattcgaattcttaccatcctgtggtcactgcagcgcaccttgccgagcacaccacatattgtatgatgccacggttagcgcagagtatgaagtctatttcatttcttgtctcgccgttcgggctcctccacgtacactttcggctgtcccgcttgcggaagaaggtattcattatccgcatattattctgttccgcaacctctactaataactctcccctgctattcctagtgccaatgctatattcccccactgccttgtctccagcctacttcttgcctaccttggcatcaaagtcgcccattagtatggtgtatttagttttcactctacctatcgccgattccacgtcttcatagaagctttcgacttcctggtcatcatgactggatgtaggggcgtagacctgtacaaccttcattttgtacctcttattaggttcacaacaagacctgccaccctctcgttaatgctatgggattcctgtatgttaccagctatattctcataattcaggaatccgactcttagttctcgtctctccgctaagccccggtggcacagaacgtgccagcttttcagcactgtatatgcttcttttggcctcttaacttcactgagctctattatatcccatttactgccctctaattcctccaatagcactgctagactcgcctcactagataacgttctagcattaaacgttgccaggttcatattccaatggcggcctgtccggagccagggattcttatcACCCtgtgctgcgtcgcaggtctgaccggcgccatggtcagttgcttcgcagttgCTGGGAaatgagggccggggtttggttgttgtcttcacataggaggttgtggccaagcactgcatcagggtggccaatcctgctctggtgagggataGCGCTACCGGTTCTgctcaccgggatcaggccacactccaggcctgtttatgcaattttatcaacacgggGATTTTTTTtgaatccggtggaaaattgctcggccgtgggattcgaaccacggacttCTTGCACGTGAGGTGGGtcttctacctctacgccaccgctgcaagcCCTCTCATCAGAGACACGCAGAGTTGGCACCATCCCCAGTGACCCACTGCGATATATACGTGGAAGCTGCGCTACACAGCAGCCGATGCGACAGCGGCTTTCATGTAACCCTGTCGCAACTAAGTAAACATTGGCGAgaatgacacaaaaaaaatccgaCAAATTCTTACAATAAACCAAACAACCTACTTGTACTGATTGAACAACCCGGTGGCAGTGGTCACATTGAGACGAAGGCCAATTGCAAAATGcttcgtgcacttagatttaggcgcatgtcAAATGATCCTATATGTAGTCAAAATTAACACGTTGCCCTCCCCTACGGCTTGCGTGATAATCAGaccatggtttcggcacgtgcaaggcgtttattagtcaccggcgTTTGGGACCGGGCGCAGAGCACGGACTCTCAGCACGAAGGGCATTCACGATAAAAGTAAAAGCGCTGAAAAGGACGAACCACCAGAAAGCGCTGAAGAGGATGACGCACCATATCGTTCCAATGCTTCTCTATACAAGCAATATTTCAGAATTGAGTTTCATCTCTAATGATGCTCAGATGCAAAGAATAGAAAGTGATTAACCACTGTTAACTATAACGCTTGTGCTCATGGCTTCAGTTCTCGAGACGTGATGAATCATAGCGAAACCAGAATATTTGTATGTATTGTAACAATCCTGACATCATTTGCCATAATTTATAATCTTTTGTCATTTAGGAGGTCCGAAGCTGAAAAGAACGTACtgctgggcttgttggttcatACTCCCAAATATTACCATGCGCAGATTTCAAGGCACAATGAAAAACTAGCGCAGGTCTGGAAATGTAGAAGTGATACCAGAGAAAGCGGCATGCTTGTTGGTCGCTTAGGCGTGAGCTGCACAACCTTTATACCGCATTTTTCTAAGCGCTAGTTAAAACAACGTCGTGTAAGCGGTTTATCGTTTGTTGGGAAAACCGATTCCTCGAGAAAGCATGACCATACATGCAACGTCGAACGTTGGCGTGGAGCCAAAAGTAGGTAAACGACTATAGGTTTAAATTTTAGGTAATAAAATATATGAACGGGGTAGGATCACAAAAGCCCCACTTTCATCCCGTATGTCGCCTCAtgacatttttttgtttgtttcttacaAAGTTCAAATTGCCTTTGAACTGCAGGTAACACTAATGGGAGCTGAGGGAACCTGTCTGTATTCGCTGGTGGTTACCAATCCCGGACTCCACTGTTTGGCTCTTCGGAACGTAACCATGAAAGACTCCGTTCTGGCCAGACTCGCGCAGGAGTTCAAAGAGCACCACCGACCACGAGAGTTCGAACTGCGAGGGAGGATCCGCTACTGTGCGACGCGCACTGAACTGGTCTCGAGGCTGCTGGACAGCTCCATGCAAATTATAAGCCTCGATATCACGTGCCACCTAACCCAGCTGTTCGAGAAGCTCACGGACAACAAACAGCTGATGGAGCTAGAGCTCGGACGCTGTTGCGCAGTCGGCGCCTGTCTAGACGCACGGGCTTCTGCTCTGGCCCAAAACGTGATGCTGCGGCTACTTACTCTGAGCCTCGACATAGCGTGTATGTCGGCCACAAGTTGCTCCTGGAAGCACTTGGGAGACCTGGTTCAGAACAGCCATGGGCTAGAAACCTTGTGTCTCCGCGATTCGTGTCTAGGAAAGCACGCTGCGCGCCCGATAAGTGAGGCCCTGAAAACAAACGAGAACCTACAGACGCTGAACCTGGTGGGCTGcggattctcctgcgccgaagcCCTGTCGTTCGTGCGGGCGCTTTCTGAAAGCGCTTCACCTAGTATGAAAGTGAAACTCGGCGTCTTAACCTGAAATGACAGCGAATTTAGCCAGCTTTTGCGAGAGATCATGGCTGGTGGACTACTCAATCGCCTTGAGTGGGTTTTCAGCAACCCCTCGTAGACAGGTTTCCTGGCCTGCGCGTCATGTGCGATGACGAAGGCTACGTCGCTAGCCACCGGCTGCCTTCCACGCAGCTGGCTAGGCGCTATTCGTATACACTCGGCCAGACACATAAATGGCAGTTTGCGTGAGTTCAAAAATAAAGTCGACGATATTGCTTCAgatgggtttctctcccttcattgttaACAGCGTCAGTCGTCCATTTTCATTCAATCAACAAACATTACTTGTGAAAGTAAATGCGAAACCACTAGACTTAGGAGCTGAGCAGATTGCTGCTCTCGGGGAAACCTATATCATTACGTCTTTCTGGGCTTTGTCGCATAAATATATTTCTGGAAGCCAATAGACCACTGTATTAAATTTACATCCCCGGCAATATATTCGCGCAAATTCGATAGCAATGTATGTATGTCTGAGTGGCTCTTCGAGTTTCAAGAGTGTGATGGAAGGGCTAGCGGTGTTACAAGAATACTCACCTATGTGTTCAATATACTATATTGTCATACAACTATCTAAAAAgtgtcgcagtcgcgggttcgcagtaccacctctccgcggccgcatcaatattcgccacgcaacccgaagtaggagaagaaacggccatcgctttggcctacgcggctaccaatgcacactgcatcatcagcgactcaaaaacggccattcgtaactacgcaagaggactaatagcaccccaagcgcagaggattctctctgggactcctccctcaaggcaacgccgcgtgcagatcatctgggcccctggtcactcgggtctggctggaaacgaagccgcacacgatgccgcccgagctctcgcacaccgggcgcatcatccttctcctgcgtcttccgatcccgaccagccctctgttctgcatcgcggtcacgcgcgggaccgaatggtcacgttcggagaaattctactgcactaccgcagagagcggttacgctaccccccagcacacaaatcactgactaagtctcaatccaccacttggcgactccttcagacacgaacttttccgaaccccgtgctttacaaccgcatgtaccccgacgcatactcaccactctgcaaagcgtgcaaagcccgcgccgacctcaatcatattatttggcaatgccccaaagcctcacccaccaacacctcccgcactaacacacgcatcattagtacggccgagcagtgggagacattgctgctcagcttagacccagaggagcagctctgggccgtccggatggccgaagacgccgccagaaagcaagaactggccgccgtctgaggaaggggtggattgggggttagtctcccgacccccgccaccccttaaccccatcaaggacacaataaagttttatctctctctctaaaaaGTGTAGAACAAGCGTTTATATCAGACAGTAACGCGCGAGCATAAGGGACAGAGGACctaatttttccttttgttttgctTGTTCATTTCTCAGAAGCAACGGCAATGGCATAAAGCTTTTGCATCCGTTTCGCATGAAGGCGATCTAAATGCTGCACTCCTCTTGTTCTACTGCCCGTGTTATCTGGATTTTGTTGGTAACACCGGGTGACGGTCAATTGATACTGGTACCGGCGATGGGTAATTCTCCAGGGTTCCTGGAATGTTTTGACCCGCCTTGAACCACCTCTGGTTTTGGTGACCGCGTAAATGGTCTGGTCCACTGCCTTCTTACTTGTGtagcaaaattggaaaaaaagtTGGATCTCATTGATCAGCAGGCTTTAACGTGGTGGCAGCATGAGCAGCGGCATCGTTATGCTCTCGTCTCACGTGAAACGTTTTGGGGGCTAAGTGCGATAACGCTGAGAACCACCTCCTCAGATCAAACCTAATTTTTCTGGTATTCCACAAACGAACCGGTTGACATGTGGACAATATGAGTCAAACGTAATTACCTTTTATTCACAAAACCTTCATGTTATAACTAATGACAGTGATATTGAAAGCGCTGATCCAGTGTGTCGCTTCAAGTCTGGCAGTAATTGTCCTAGTATCGTTAAACTTAACGCGCTTTAAAGATAAGGGGAGTATGTTGAGACACGCGTCTAAATTGCGAGGCCGTCTTTAGCTATTAGGTTTTTCATCGCGTGTGATACTCGCCTCGTAAATCGTATGCCTATGCTGAAGAAAGAAATAGTTCGTTTAAAGTACGACTTCACAGGCTTACAGGCTTCACAGGCTTCAGAGGCTTCACGACTTCACAAGCAACAGCTTATGTGCTACGCCAACTTGTGCTGTGTCGTTTAAACTACGAAGCTCTTCCTTTTTCCTTGTCCTCTTGTGTCTAGTCAGTCCTTGAGAACTGCTCATTCATATCATTCTTCGAAGATTTTGATGGCAAAGCGAACTTCCAAAAAAAGGCAAATCAAAGCCGTTTACGTTAAATGAAAATCTCGTTGTGCGCATGAGTGTATCATATGGTTCGTTCTTTTACCTGCACTACCTTCGGCACCCACCTCAATTTTTAAACTCATAAATTTCTCAGGTTTGCGCATATGTTTTATTGAGTCAAGTCACACTTCCGCATCCGGTTTTAGGTGCGCGCGGTTCGAAACAGCAAATCACGGTTTTATTTCGACCTTATAGCACTAATCGCACTTGATAAGTGCTTTGTTCATGCCTCTACGCTAACTCGGCGCGTATTTTTCTCCAAGCTTCATTTTGATGCATTTCTCATTGTCCTATATGCACCACAATGTCTGAAAGACGTCTATTTTCACGAGATGAAAGTCGCCAGATTTTGAGATCTCACGAACCCCAAATCGATCTGAAGTCTccgaagaccttgtcttcaataAGAAACTGTGCAAACCACTTTGGATGACAACAACTAGGACGGGGTCATTTTCATGGAATCCTTGCCTGGTTATGACGTGGCAGATAATTGGCTACTGAATAATAACATCTGTTATTCAATTCATGGACTTGGAGGATTGTGCGTCGAGGAGCTGGGCTGGGCAAAGATCCGTTGGTATAGTATCGTGATAtgtctatttatttttttattctcgaTTTTTtgttcaaaatacccccaaaggccctcattacgaggatATTACATGGGGAGGGGGCGATCACAGCAATCACAGTGTGTAATAATACGATCACAgtaagtaataatacagtgaaacatagatAATATACAATATTATCAGGTCAAAATTATTACAgcgaaaacattagtacataatAAGATAACATAAGTCAACTGCTATGAAAGACACCAACAAACATCGAAAACGCCGTAAAGGtaccaaaaaataataatattagtCGATAAGTcatgagcgaattaaatgttgaaacttagtcaagtctggttccgtggcagtGACTAATGGTAAGGccttccattcagttattgtgcgtggtaacaACGAATGTGCATAATGgcatgactggcagttaatgtgTTTGACTTTGTATGTATTGTCACGGCGCGGAAAAATAACTGGTGGTGACAGAAAGAAATCAACGTGATGTGATGGATGGGGATAAAAGCTGATACAATCATGATACAGACATTGGAGATACAATCATTGGGCAATTAGTATTTGAGATAAAAATACGAGATACTACCACTATTATTTTATCCGATGCTATACTGAAGTTATTAAGTTACTTCGATACGttcgcaaatttcttattatTTATGTTTATTATCTAGCAGGAAACACTAATGGACAAAAAATGTTTGCTCTAAGATTGCTTGACTCCTACCAACCTTGTTTCATTGAACGAAATGTCTGTTAGTATTTCAAAAattttgtctttcttgctcaaagAATGTTTTCATTCCGAAACAATTTACTGGGGTAGCTTCAGCTCCATAATATGACAACTCATTATACGCCGCGCTGTAAGCAATTTTCCCCTGTCACTTTTGTAACTAACAGGAGTAGCTGCTCTACTTGAGGCCCAGCTAGCAGGTCACCATCTAATTATAACAACATAAACAAGAAACCTCTGCAGGATGGCGAAAATACCGCTGTGATGTTTACTTTATCCGCAAGCATCGTACCGTTTACGCAATACCGGATCATCGGACAGGCATACAGCAGCAACAATGCGTATAGAGACTGCTTTTGTGACGTGTTGGGTATATAGAGGGCGCATAAAGCTCCAAGGTCCTTTCATATTCTACTGATCTGCTGGCGTAAAGGGTTCGTTAGCGGCATATTCAATAACGTGCAATCATTTTACGATTTTTCTTGTACAACAAACCTGGTGCAGCCCAAAAGCGTTTCATGCGTAGTGCAGTGGCACGAAGCCTCTCAGGATACCGCTGCTATTCACACTGCTGCTATTCATAGCTGCTATTACCTGGTTATTTGTAAGAGCAAGAAATTGAAGGGTGAGctagagaaaaacaaaatatctAGGTAAGTAGCATAAAAAGGTGGTCCTGTATCACACAGTCACATTCAATACGTGTAAATGGGATACGGTCGGCACCAAAATAGCTGTGACACTTCAGCATGAAGTATTGTGAACTTACCTGTTAAGCTCAGACAGTGGAAAATTCGGTGCCTTTGTAAAATAGTTTAAAAGAGCACGCGTGGACGCTCATGAAAGAAACTGAGTATTCGGTATCACAATGTTTCTCGGATACCCATCCTAGCATCTAGCATTCATAAGACTTCGTAACAAAGCACCACGCAAGAGAAACTTCCATAACGAAATTATAGCGGCATCGGAAATTGCGCGAAGGACGCCGCACGCATTGGCGTCCACAGCACAGTACAGTGGCTGCGAACAAGTGTCATGGCACCAAAGcaaccaaaacaaaaaaagaacagacggaATAGCTATGCCCATACGTTCGCATGCTTGTTGTTGCCGAGACgacgtgagtgccaccacgtgacTCTTCTCGACCAATTATGACACGCAGGCCTCATAGCCTGCCCTGGCTCAAGCCTTTGGCTGAACGAGAAAAGAATTTAGCGGCCTTTAGTTTTATCCAGGTGGCTTAGTTGGAGTAGTATCAGCTTGGGAAGTTGAGTTGAAACAACCTTTATAGTTTGGCAGGTGATGCTGTGCTCACCAGTATCTTGTATCTCATGATGCAGGATACATTTTTTCATGTATCGGAAATAGAGATAATGACAGAAATATTTCAAGACTTATCATTATACATCATGTTACAGGAACAAGATACGCACACAATATTTACGATAGTATCTAAGATGCATGTATCCTCAATACTGGCCAGCAATGGCGAGGAGGAGCGGCCTTATAGCTTTTGCATAGTTTAGCTTGCCTTTTGTGCTTCTCAGTTTAATATGTTATAACGCAATCACGCGCATTAATTTGCCGCCTTGTTCACGCTATAACGTATTTATTGATTCTTATTGTTCACCGggttcagccatttcattcactGATGAACTGTACCCAGTTCTACTTGACCTGAATTCTCGTTTTCTACGAGGCAGGTGTATGCTGTATGGAGATATTAATTTTCCTCACGTTGCCTGCAACAATCGAACTGCGCACTCCAGTCTGTAGAGGGACATCCTTTATGTGAGTCTTATGCTAAAATCTGTGTAGTCAGTAATTATAGCAACTCGCAGCAATATTACTCTTGATCTTGTGCCTGTTTCTAATCCCGAATCGACGGTGACTGAACTATATTTATGACCCATGTGACCATAAGATATTATTTAATCAGTCTGTACCAGTCCATGTAAGTCAACCATCAGCAAAGAACATTCTGTGTAATGAAAggattatttattaaaaattaatTCAGTACCACTTCAAAACTACTGGAATACCACCGTAACGTTAGGCGAACGTGTGTCCTCGATAGCCGCTCACCAAAACTGGATTCTGTGCAAGCACGTTTTTTTCCCTTTAATTGAACCTTATATTCCTCTTATTCGCATTCGCGGCGATTCCAACAGGTCTTGGTTCTCCAGTTCTCCAAGAAAGTTATTGACGAAAAAAACGATTGTTTTATGCAGCTAACCAAGCGAACACACTTGCATTCATAAGTGGGAGAAGTACTTCTCATGCCTAAGCAAGTACTGCAGCGCATTAAGTAGTTCGAAAACCAAGACCTTACACCTGCTTGAAATGCAAGGCATTCTCGATGCAAActaaatagctttttttttaatttcctgtcTGCAATGTCCCATGTGTCTCACAGCATATGGCTGCTTAAAGAAGATGACTCAGAGGAAGGATCCTGAGGTCATTAACACATTTCATTCATTTTCACGCACACGCGCTCGTGATATGCCTGTTCTGTCGAACTCCAATTTCTCCCAAATGCCTCTCGTTATGATTTCAACCGAGGGAATTTCAAAGTCAATAGACTACTTTGCCATATCAAGTGCCCAGGGACCAGGTAATATACCGGCCCAAATTGTCGAAGCTACCAAAGAAATTTCCAGCAAAATGTCAAAATGACCTCTGCGAAGTCCCTCGATAGCAGCGTCGTTCTAAACGAAATGAGTCTAAGCAAAGCTGTGGTGTTTTTTAAACCCACCGCGGCAGGCCAGTGGCTTTGGCATCGCATCGCTCAACTCAGGGACTCAGGGACTCAACCacgatggccgcatttcgataagatGACAATGTGAAAACGTCCGTGTAGGCCATCGACGTGTCATTTGTAAAAGCTGACGCGGTGGACCCGTTGGTCTGATTtttgatgatcgccgactgtgctcgccgctatccgTGTGCTAAAccttatcttatttttttttctgcgcacaggTTGGCTCAACAAAGAGTTGATTTCGTGATTCACAATTTTCGCTATTTTGTTCTTCTACCTCAAAGAACGGGGCATTACTTAGTCAATCTGCAATTTACACAAGTCGAAATAAGGCGTGTTAGCTATTTTCATGGCATGAGAGTGTCTATAAAATTATTTCCCTTAGATATGATAGCCTTTTTGAATCTGTCGTTGAGAAATAAACTGCTTCATCGACTTCTTTCTCAAGGGTagcgtgcagcagctttcttTCCACGTTATTAACTAGGCTATATTTCAATAAATGTGTTCACTGGTAAGGGAAAGCTTAGAGTTTGTGCACTGTAGCAACTTATTTTTATTTACGCATTCAACTGTTTTATAATATCCTAAAACCAGCAAAGTAAAAGAAATCTAATCTATCAGAGTTACAACGCCGTAAAAGAGCAACAGAAAAATTATTTCACCATTCAGTATACTGCCACTGAATACTGACACCTACCCCTGAATTCTCACTTCCGCAATATACCATCGCAAACGTAGCAATAATTTCACGAAAGATTGTGATTTACTGTGGAGGTTTCGCATAATATAAATAAATCGAACAAGGCAAAAGTGGGACATTGTGTAGACGATAGCCATGTCACCTGTGAACTCTTATAGTAAATTTATCTATGGCCCacatgctctaacagatgcagtttacgaGAATCGCTATTCCGCTTTTAGTATAGAGTTAGTGGTCTGTACATGTTGTGCATTACAACTTTATTAGGCAAAGGTTGTTGCAATTTTAGTAAAACATCCATAACTCTAAAGGAACATTCTGCTTGCTAGGCTCTGTAGAATTTAATTTTCGTCAATAAAAGTATCACATATCAATCGAGTCCACGCACTGGTCACCTAGAACGAGAATTCGTATGCTTTATCTGTATTGAACAGATGCATCGTCATTAGCACTCAGTAAATGTTCATTCTACCAACTACACGTTGACCTAGGAATCCCTTATGCCAATGAAAGCTAGTCCACTCTTTAAGAATTAT
This genomic window contains:
- the LOC135916367 gene encoding uncharacterized protein — encoded protein: MFAEEQFEDAIELLERAALVTRDGMEMPLLLDPCTQQNEGGARCWLLTHAEKLNEFLNPFGIDFDELREGSLEFNMIRDDPMAPCDPKAAVLFLATLWFLREHRCLSGVRLNVSVLARFHLVRLLQHITFSKRVVTAHLTGVEGIELPFEVCPLVRLLDQTELLTHVSLDTVTLMGAEGTCLYSLVVTNPGLHCLALRNVTMKDSVLARLAQEFKEHHRPREFELRGRIRYCATRTELVSRLLDSSMQIISLDITCHLTQLFEKLTDNKQLMELELGRCCAVGACLDARASALAQNVMLRLLTLSLDIACMSATSCSWKHLGDLVQNSHGLETLCLRDSCLGKHAARPISEALKTNENLQTLNLVGCGFSCAEALSFVRALSESASPSMKVKLGVLT